One part of the Diadema setosum chromosome 6, eeDiaSeto1, whole genome shotgun sequence genome encodes these proteins:
- the LOC140230208 gene encoding UDP-glucuronosyltransferase 2B33-like, whose protein sequence is MTGFGAGSHFMAGSLVGKALAERGHNVTMLIGNAFSYRAKDPLYKDLNFVIFNHSWSNDVVIERVKSIRQIVFDSRFTQMVKFHQLLAPGYYAECKHILENDAIIRELREGEFDVMIMDTIWLCSLLIARKVGPVPVIGESPVSLSFINHLSAGNPIYPAFIPDKRLTPGLPQKMNFFQRLGNALVVGLYIRFVFPYALQTYDALIAEHNLGPEGLTLLDLIRNDIVLWLVNTDFAYEFPIHITPNIIPIGGLTAQPPKPLLQELEDFMLSSGEHGVVIFSLGSYFTFGTDMASLKSDIVQVFADAFAQLDQKVIWHMTDSGALNRTMPPNVKILTWIPQNDLLGHNKTRVFMFHGGNNGLNELVYHGVPTVVIPLMGDHYATAERVKTRGIGVSLDKMKLTTDSILSALREVLHNDKYAKSAKCVSAISRDRPMPPRERAAFWVEHVMNHGGDHLRSSYKDLTLVESSLLDVFAFLSICLFLTLLILYAVVRCLCKALKRCTYSRYENKRD, encoded by the exons ATGACTGGGTTCGGAGCGGGGAGCCATTTCATGGCCGGCTCGTTGGTGGGGAAGGCACTGGCAGAGCGAGGACATAACGTCACAATGCTGATAGGGAATGCATTCAGCTACAGGGCTAAGGATCCACTCTACAAGGACCTTAACTTCGTGATCTTCAACCATTCTTGGTCAAACGATGTAGTGATAGAAAGAGTCAAGTCCATCAGACAGATCGTGTTTGATTCGCGGTTTACTCAGATGGTAAAATTTCATCAGCTCTTAGCGCCAGGTTACTATGCAGAATGCAAACACATCCTGGAAAATGACGCTATCATACGTGAATTGAGGGAAGGAGAATTCGATGTGATGATAATGGACACTATATGGCTTTGCTCACTACTCATTGCTAGGAAAGTTGGTCCTGTTCCAGTGATTGGAGAATCGCCGGtgtctctttctttcatcaATCATCTAAGTGCTGGTAATCCGATCTACCCTGCATTCATTCCGGATAAAAGATTGACTCCCGGTCTACCTCAAAAGATGAACTTCTTCCAGCGACTGGGCAACGCTTTAGTCGTCGGCCTTTATATTAGATTCGTCTTTCCCTATGCACTTCAAACGTATGACGCCCTCATTGCCGAACATAATTTAGGCCCAGAAGGACTGACCCTTCTTGACCTCATCAGGAATGACATCGTGCTCTGGCTGGTGAACACAGATTTTGCCTATGAATTCCCGATACACATTACCCCGAACATCATTCCCATCGGCGGCCTGACAGCACAACCTCCCAAACCTTTACTACAG GAACTAGAAGACTTCATGTTAAGCTCTGGAGAACACGGGGTTGTCATATTCTCGCTCGGTTCATACTTTACGTTTGGAACAGACATGGCGTCACTCAAGTCAGATATTGTCCAAGTCTTTGCCGACGCTTTTGCTCAGCTGGATCAGAAAGTTATATGGCATATGACGGATTCAGGAGCGCTCAACAGAACGATGCCACCAAACGTGAAAATTCTCACGTGGATTCCACAAAATGATCTTTTGG GTCACAATAAGACGAGAGTTTTTATGTTTCACGGTGGTAACAACGGTCTCAACGAACTCGTCTACCATGGCGTGCCGACAGTGGTCATACCTCTCATGGGCGACCACTATGCCACAGCAGAAAGAGTGAAAACCCGAGGAATCGGAGTATCTCTTGACAAAATGAAGCTGACTACTGACTCGATTCTTTCTGCCTTGAGGGAAGTCCTCCACAATGACAA GTATGCGAAGAGTGCCAAGTGCGTGTCCGCCATTTCACGTGATCGACCGATGCCACCGCGGGAACGCGCTGCATTCTGGGTAGAGCACGTGATGAATCATGGCGGTGATCACCTCCGCTCCTCTTACAAAGATCTCACTTTGGTCGAGAGTAGCCTGCTAGACGTCTTCGCGTTTTTGTCCATCTGCCTTTTTCTCACTTTGCTGATTCTATACGCAGTCGTGCGGTGTCTATGTAAAGCTTTAAAACGTTGCACATACTCAAGATATGAAAACAAACGTGACTAA